A window of the Candidatus Poseidoniia archaeon genome harbors these coding sequences:
- a CDS encoding protein translocase SEC61 complex subunit gamma, producing the protein MSYIKRIWNTQQGLEDRFRRIGRGRFGRVLRLARKPTYDEFIKSSWIVGIGIGIVGLIGFIVYYIWLKVPPIISDVLGI; encoded by the coding sequence ATGAGCTACATCAAGCGAATCTGGAATACGCAACAGGGTCTCGAGGACCGCTTCCGGCGCATTGGCCGCGGCCGGTTCGGGCGCGTGCTGAGGCTGGCGCGCAAGCCGACCTACGACGAGTTCATCAAGTCCTCGTGGATTGTCGGAATCGGCATCGGTATTGTCGGCCTGATTGGCTTCATAGTCTACTACATCTGGCTGAAAGTCCCCCCCATAATCAGCGACGTACTGGGAATCTAG
- the ftsZ gene encoding cell division protein FtsZ, producing MPEDESPAEVPAEEEPQEPATEVKQERLEADNGFRGEANERELQELVANLSTNILIIGAGGAGNNTLERLYREGIDGVEMLALNTDAQHLLAARVPHRMLIGKQLTKGLGAGAEPRLGEGAAEEARDDLLNACHGADIVFLTGGLGGGTGTGALPVMARFAKEKEALTIAIVTLPFSNEGARRAKNAKQGLERLRKVADTVIVIPNDKLLQEEIAQLPLNEAFRKADAILGGAIRCMSEITTRSGLVNIDFADLRSIMGEGGVAMIGTGEAQGADRAAEAVQYAFSSPLLEVDISQASGALINVTGGDDMTLQEAHEVVREVNAKINKEARIIWGASIDSSLEHSIRVMLVVTGVKSSQILGPPEGVEDELVARYGIDFVQ from the coding sequence ATGCCTGAGGATGAAAGCCCGGCAGAGGTGCCGGCGGAAGAGGAACCGCAGGAGCCCGCAACCGAGGTGAAACAGGAGCGGCTTGAGGCGGACAATGGCTTCCGTGGTGAAGCTAACGAGCGCGAGCTGCAGGAGCTGGTCGCGAACCTCAGCACCAATATCCTGATTATCGGCGCCGGCGGCGCTGGCAACAACACCCTCGAGCGGCTCTACCGTGAAGGAATTGACGGTGTCGAGATGCTGGCGCTGAACACCGACGCGCAGCACTTGCTCGCGGCGCGGGTACCTCACCGCATGCTCATCGGCAAGCAGCTCACGAAGGGGCTCGGCGCTGGCGCCGAGCCCCGCCTCGGCGAGGGGGCCGCAGAGGAAGCACGGGATGACCTGCTCAACGCCTGCCACGGAGCGGACATCGTATTCCTGACTGGCGGGCTCGGCGGCGGCACCGGTACCGGCGCGCTGCCGGTAATGGCGCGATTTGCCAAGGAAAAGGAGGCGCTCACCATCGCAATCGTCACGCTGCCGTTCAGTAACGAAGGAGCCCGGCGCGCCAAGAATGCGAAACAGGGGCTGGAGCGGCTGCGCAAGGTGGCCGACACAGTTATCGTGATTCCCAACGACAAACTGCTGCAGGAGGAAATCGCGCAGCTACCGCTCAACGAAGCGTTCCGCAAGGCCGACGCCATCCTCGGTGGGGCGATTCGCTGCATGTCTGAAATCACCACCCGCAGTGGACTGGTCAACATCGACTTCGCCGACCTGCGTTCAATCATGGGTGAGGGTGGGGTAGCGATGATTGGCACCGGCGAGGCGCAGGGTGCGGACCGTGCGGCCGAGGCGGTGCAGTATGCTTTCTCGTCGCCACTGCTGGAGGTCGATATCAGCCAGGCTTCGGGCGCGCTCATCAACGTCACCGGCGGTGACGACATGACTCTGCAGGAAGCGCACGAAGTGGTGCGCGAAGTGAATGCCAAGATTAATAAGGAGGCCCGAATCATCTGGGGAGCTTCCATCGATTCTTCTCTCGAGCATTCCATTCGTGTGATGCTTGTAGTAACTGGTGTGAAATCATCCCAGATACTTGGTCCTCCAGAAGGAGTCGAAGATGAACTGGTGGCGCGCTACGGGATAGACTTCGTGCAATGA
- a CDS encoding transcription elongation factor Spt5, which produces MATFEDETEPETPSAEASIYIMKTAIGREQTAGERLADRVRRSGAPVWSILAPSKLRGFVFVETNSPELLRDNLKGLTHARGMVMVKGIGYGRSKQPDSFGTSTLEELKPHLTPPPAVTGIAEGNIVEVIAGPFKGEKARVQRIDEGKEEVTVELFEAMVPIPITVRGDHVRVLEKEPN; this is translated from the coding sequence ATGGCAACCTTCGAAGACGAAACAGAGCCTGAAACGCCTTCCGCGGAGGCGAGCATCTACATCATGAAGACCGCCATCGGGCGCGAGCAGACCGCCGGCGAGCGGCTCGCCGACCGCGTTCGCCGCAGCGGCGCGCCGGTCTGGTCAATCCTGGCGCCCTCCAAACTGCGCGGCTTCGTGTTTGTCGAGACCAACAGCCCCGAGCTGCTGCGCGACAACCTGAAAGGGCTGACGCACGCCCGCGGCATGGTGATGGTCAAGGGAATCGGCTACGGCCGTTCCAAGCAGCCCGACTCCTTCGGCACCAGCACCCTCGAGGAGCTGAAGCCGCACCTGACCCCGCCGCCGGCCGTAACCGGCATCGCCGAGGGCAACATCGTCGAAGTCATCGCCGGGCCGTTCAAGGGCGAGAAGGCGCGCGTCCAGCGCATCGACGAAGGCAAGGAAGAGGTGACTGTCGAGCTGTTCGAGGCGATGGTTCCCATTCCGATTACCGTCCGCGGCGACCACGTCCGCGTGCTCGAGAAGGAGCCGAACTGA
- a CDS encoding carbamate kinase, whose product MRAVLALGGNALQQSGDDGSVEGELRRAYASLAPLAELLTGRDRLLLTHGNGPQVGHALLRAEAGRPETPERPLDHLVSDTQGGLGYLLERTVREIIAGAGGSRDVMTMLAQVEVAPDLGEPRKPVGPWYPAERRAELEARGWALAEGEQGVRRLVVSPTPLRVLELDIIRSLFENRMLCITAGGGGTPVVRDGNRWRGVEGVIDKDSVAGMLAQQLNATHLIIATDVEHVWVGPDRRPLGEVGVAELRSHYGAGEFPAGSMGPKVRAALDFVERGGEAAIITATGKVMAALAGEAGTRVVA is encoded by the coding sequence ATGCGCGCCGTGCTGGCGCTGGGTGGTAACGCCCTCCAGCAGTCCGGCGACGACGGCAGCGTCGAAGGCGAGCTGCGGCGTGCGTACGCTTCGCTGGCACCGCTGGCGGAATTGCTGACGGGCCGCGACCGGCTGCTGCTGACGCACGGCAACGGCCCGCAGGTAGGGCACGCGCTGCTGCGCGCCGAAGCGGGGCGCCCTGAAACCCCCGAGCGTCCGCTCGACCACCTTGTTTCCGACACGCAGGGCGGCCTCGGTTACCTGCTCGAGCGCACCGTGCGCGAAATCATCGCTGGCGCGGGTGGCAGTCGCGATGTCATGACCATGCTGGCGCAGGTCGAAGTCGCTCCCGATTTGGGCGAACCGCGCAAGCCGGTCGGCCCCTGGTATCCGGCGGAACGGCGCGCCGAGCTGGAAGCGCGCGGCTGGGCCCTGGCCGAAGGCGAGCAGGGGGTGCGGCGGCTGGTCGTCTCGCCCACGCCGTTGCGAGTGCTCGAGCTGGATATCATCCGCTCACTGTTCGAGAACCGCATGCTCTGTATCACCGCCGGTGGCGGCGGGACGCCGGTAGTTCGCGACGGCAACCGCTGGCGCGGCGTCGAAGGGGTCATCGACAAGGACTCGGTGGCAGGAATGCTGGCGCAGCAGCTGAACGCGACGCACCTGATTATCGCCACCGACGTCGAGCACGTCTGGGTCGGCCCCGACCGGCGGCCGCTGGGCGAAGTGGGTGTCGCCGAGCTGCGCAGCCACTACGGCGCGGGCGAATTCCCGGCCGGCTCGATGGGACCCAAAGTACGCGCCGCGCTCGACTTTGTCGAGCGCGGCGGCGAAGCGGCCATCATCACCGCGACCGGGAAAGTGATGGCAGCGCTCGCGGGCGAAGCGGGAACGCGAGTCGTCGCCTAG
- a CDS encoding 50S ribosomal protein L11 — protein MGETVEALVEAGKANAGPPLGPALGPSGVNVKAVIDEINAKTKEMAGMKVPVKVKVADDKSFSISVGTPPAASLVKQVLGLAKGSGEAGTVIAADMTLEQAMTVAKQKAPALTGGDLKAMTSEILGVAKSMGLTCEGQDPKAFQAKLRAGDYDDRF, from the coding sequence ATGGGCGAGACCGTCGAAGCCCTAGTCGAAGCAGGCAAGGCCAACGCGGGACCGCCGCTCGGGCCGGCACTCGGCCCGAGCGGCGTCAACGTCAAGGCCGTCATCGACGAAATTAACGCTAAAACGAAGGAAATGGCAGGCATGAAAGTGCCAGTCAAGGTGAAGGTTGCCGATGACAAATCCTTCAGCATCTCGGTCGGCACGCCCCCCGCGGCGTCGCTGGTCAAGCAGGTTCTCGGCCTCGCCAAGGGGTCGGGCGAAGCGGGAACCGTCATCGCAGCCGACATGACCCTCGAGCAGGCAATGACCGTTGCCAAGCAGAAGGCACCCGCACTGACGGGCGGCGACCTGAAGGCGATGACCTCCGAAATCCTGGGTGTCGCCAAGTCGATGGGGCTGACCTGCGAGGGGCAGGACCCCAAGGCGTTCCAGGCCAAGCTACGCGCCGGCGACTACGACGACCGGTTCTGA